The Haematobia irritans isolate KBUSLIRL chromosome 1, ASM5000362v1, whole genome shotgun sequence DNA segment acagacagacggacggacagacggacatggttatatcgactcagggacccaccctgagtattattgccaaagacaccatgtgtctatctcgtctccttctgggtgttacaaacatatgcactaacttataataccctgttccacagtgtggcgcagggtataaaaatgttttttttttagttaaaaaaaaaaaaaaacaaatatatacagcagtaagttcggccgggccgaatcttaaatacccaccactatgaacctaatattagggtttcctttgaaatttcaggagggcttgaggacacttcccgaagataaatttaaagatttcacctatgaggactatattagattctggaattataagaaccatttttgtttgagttttagaggaatcattaacatctcttgtaagtgtgcaagacaattataaaataacgtcttgattcgaaatcttaaaactgtagaagtaaaatctggaaattttacattgagtttcaagcaattttcagatcagtgcgccttctagaccctcaagaagtgaagtcggtctatatggaggcattaccaaatggaccgataaacacttaatccgatacacctttttgtgagcctaaaataccagaatatttacaatttcaggcaaatcagataaaaactacggtgtctagaaacccaagggagatcgttcttatgggggctatactaaaatagggaccgatactcaccgttttcggcacacctctttatgacacgaaaatacgtctagatttccaatttcaggcaaataggataaaaacttcggattctagaagctcaagaagtaaaatcaggaaatcggtctatatgggggctataccaaaatatggaccgatactcatcattttcggcacacctctttatggccctaaaatacctctagatttccaatttcagacaaattggataaaaactacggtttctataagcccaagaccccaaatcgagaggtcgttttatatggggaccataccaaaacatgaaccgatactcacaatttttagcacacgtatttgtggtcctacaatacctctagatttgcaatttcaggtaaattgaataaaaactgcggttcctataagcccaagaagtaaaatcgggagatcggtctatatgggggcaatgccaaaatatggaccgatactcacaatttttggcacacgtatttgttgtcctacaatacctctagatttcccatttctggtaaattgaataaaaactgcggtttctataagcccaagaataaaaatcgggagatcggtctatatgggggctataccaaaatatggaccgatactcacaatttttgacacacgtatttgtggtcctacaatacctctagatttccaatttcaggtaaattgaataaaaactgcggtttctataagcccaagaagtaaaatcgggagatcggtctatatgggggctataccaaaacatggaccgatactcaccatttttggcacacctctttatggtcataagatacctctagatttcaaatttcagacaaattggataaaagctacgatttctataagcccaagatcccaaatcgggaggtcggtttatatggggactatataaaaagctggaccgatgtagcccatcttcgaacttgacctgcctgcagacaaaagacgagtttgtgcaaaatttcagcacgattgcttcattattgaagactgtagcgtgattacaacagacagacagacagacccgtctgtccgtctgtctgtctgtctgttgtaatcacgctacatcgttatatcgtcttagaatttctcccggatcaagaatatatatactttatatagtcggaaatcgatatttcgatgtgttacaaacggaatgacaaacttattatacccccgtcaccattctatggtggtgggtataaaaacgttaaACCAACGATGCAAGGTCCTCaacataagtcttagcctatatttgaagggtttttatcttaaatctaaagattcaatatttcagttaaattaaggacgatttctttaaatcaaaaattagtttctttattttaagggaaATTTGCCTTAATTCAAAGATATGCCACATTAAGagtgggacgcaaatttccaaaaattgtgttctaaatttaagaaaaaaaaatattttacataaatttatcctttatattatgtaaattgcgcatcataAAAGTTGGATAgcgtaatatttaatatcaggtaaatatttttttagtgtaggaaTAACACGAAACAATACTTGATGctgaaattattgcaaaatgtaTGTCAGAGTACGACAAAAACTAATTTGGTATCGCGTTTTTGTGCTCAGTCGATAGAAAATGACCCTATTGAGATGATATCGGTGTAGATAGAACCTCCTGAAGGTAACGCCTATGCTTATGGGACGCTGATTGACAGTTTTCTCGGTTACACTGGTAattaaatgcaaatattttaaacGAGAGTAGACTGTCGGAGGTTTTATGTTTATGGGACGCTGATTGACAGTTTTCTCGGTTACACTGgtaatttcaattcaaatattttaaacgaGAGTAGACTGTCGGAGGAGATCCGGTCATTGAGAGGTCGaaactaactattgcaccaccatGGCTCCGCCCGTCTGAATGTTGTCGACAGCAttttctcaccacaaaagatatatCGTATACCAGTTATGctccaaattgaaaaaattagacAACTTTCTTTCTCAAAGGATAACTGAGATACTCGGCAACTCtggattttcacaaaaaatcaatgtAGTTGAGTGTGAGTGACTAAATTCATTTGATTTCGGTGTTTTTTTCACCGGACATGCGCTCATCTCGACAAACATAGAATAAATTCATTGGAGAGCTCTAAAAAAAGCCGAAAACTCGAAATGAGTAAAACCCAAACCATCTGATTATTTGGGACCATGACCACACACATATAATGGCGCTAAGTAAAATTAACGGGGGTGTGTTCGGGGGGCAACATTAGATTCCGGTCCATTTTTTTACCCAAGTGTGACATGATAAAATTTCGGAGGTATCTCTTTCCAGagcatatatatattatatatatagcagcGATTTGTGTATGTATGACAAGATTTGATTCCAAACTACTTACCTTTGCTATGGCGGATAACGACATAGCGTTATGATGATACTTTGAGTAATTCATTTTGAAGCCGTTTATTAAAACTCGttgtaggaaaaaaaaattatatcttcgTTTTTCTATTGGAGTTTTGGTTTTGAGAAATCtgaaaactttcttttttttGAGATACCGATATaagttttatttggaaaaaatagtcTTGACGTCTATTTGCGGTTTTATTTTGGgattagcaattaaattttttgtatattagtTAACAGTTTCACTAAGCCACGCCACTAACACACTATCAAAAATCTAAAactgtatagaaaaaataatcatGTCCACGACCACTACAACCACGACGAAGTTTATGACGAACATATAAAACGAAGTGGTTGAAGGCACATAAAATAGGCTGAACTTTAATATTTGCAAgagaaatatttcatttttaaattgcCTGCTTTCATTTGCTTTGCTTTTAACtgcaattgatttaatttaggAAATTCCAATCGGCTATGGTTGAATTTCTctgaaatttccttaaatttattcacaaaatatccatttataTGTCCGTGTTTAACTGAGTTTACACAAAACGGTGATGTGAGCACTTTAAATGAGTCCTTGCTACTGACTCTGACTCCGGCCTTCTCACTTAATCAGAAACAGCGACGATAGAGCGAGCAGCGACATTTGCACCATTCCTACATTACATCAGTGGTATTAGCCTCAGCAGCAACATCAGTCGACTTTGGCAGTAGTAATACTCGCTCACTCACTTACTCACTTCCCAACTAACTATAATCGTTGGCATGCAGCATAGAAACAATAAGAACAACACCAAAAAATACACCACGAGGTTTCTTCCTCATATCGTTAAAGCCGCTTTAATTTCACACAACGCTGAGAGTGAGAGTGTATTTGCTGGGTGAATGGTAAGTACAAAGGACAAATAACCAGCAAGGACAAGGAAACAAATGCTGCTGCTGAGTTGAGTGTAATAACCCAGGGAACTGAACTACTATTATCGTTCCTCACATAACACGAGGTTATTCGCACAgcttcgtgtgtgtgtgtgtgtgtatgtttaagcTTTTCGAGACGCTGTTATCCTCTTCGTATAACAGCTCATGTTCTATCATTCGTTTGTTAGTGCGTGTGTTTGTATTGCTGTTATAGAAAGTGAAAGGTTTCATTTTTACATTGCTTCTGTTATTCTGTTATTAATGTGGGTTTGTTAAGTATGTTATTATGGATGTTAAAGCAGTATTCTATTGTCATGGGTTGTGTCTGTACTAAACATTCAAACgctattttgtagtttgaaagataTTAAGAACACAACCCTGTATGTTAAGCGGACGACATCTACAAGTTACTAGCTGAATAAAAGAATAAATGTATTAGAATAAATTATCACTAATCTACCTAATTTAAGATGCGAATTATTTTTGGTGATTAAAGGTACCTCTATATAATTTCGGCAACCATCACCTAGCAACTCTAAGTCTCAGACCAATATTTCTATGCGTTACATAtccaatggtggaggatataataataaaaacaagtatatacagcagtaagttcggccgggccgaatcttaaatacctaccATCATTAATCAtttccaccatgaatcaaatataatagtgcgggtatcttgataatatatgttatataggatttctcgaagataaatttaaagattctacctatgaagactagatcagattctggatttataagaacaaattttgtttgaattttagagaaatcataaacataaagggtgatacggtcaaaatttggtcaagggaaaacgcgtggaaatcggtgaaatcgtttatttaaaaaatcaaattaaatttctttttcaagttcaattagtataaaattcaggaaaaatattcagttaggctttcgcttttccaaatccgaattgccgggcctcacgcttgacacctgccatcagattttgtacagccaccttgtccaccttcttcgccgcagaaagccagtttgccttgaactgctgctcgtccttagcagtttttttggtcttctttaggttccgcttgacaatagcccagtatttctcaattgggcggagctctggcgtgttgggagggttcttgtccttgggaaccacctgcacattgttggcggcgtaccactccatggcctttttaccgtaatggcaaaatgccaaatccggccaaaacagtacggaacaaccgtgtttcttcaggaaaggcagcagacgtttattcaaacactctttcacgtaaatttcttggttgacagtcccggaagctatgaaaatgctgcttttcaagccacaggtacagatggcttgccaaaccagatatttctttgcgaactttgacagttttatgtgcttgaaaatatctgctacctttccccttccttttgccgtataaaagtcctgtcccggaagctgcttgtagttggctttggcgtaggtttcgtcgtccattaccacgcagtcaaacttcgcgctttggccgttgtattttgtttatcatcgcgatttggagtcactaccttcttgtaagtcgatagtccggctcgttttttggctcgatgcacggttgtagacgatacacccagcttatttgcggcatctcggagagagaggttagggtttcgcttgaaactaccggcaactctctttgttgtctcagcggcttccggttttcgatttccccccgatccagacttcctggctgtcgacaaacgttccccaaacactttaattacatttgtaacggttgatttggcaacttttagcgattttgccagctttgcgtgcgagtagctcggattttcgcgatgcgcgagcaaaattttgatacgctgctcttcttgcttggacggcattttgacaactgaagagtgaattccaaaatccaaataggagcaacattctacacacacacaccttcaaaatgaggggtgttcaggttttttaaatgcaaaattgaaagaaatacgtcaagtttatattgaccaaatttagaCCATATCAACCTTTATCGTATAAATGATGACAaatgccttgatttgaaatcttaaatccgtagatttttagcgccattatttaaataataacgaggagtaaaatctggaaattttacttttagtttcaagcaatttttatgatcagtgctcctgctataacctcaagaagtgaaatcggtcgatcGATCAATGTTTTACATAATGAACCGgtagaaataaatgcgatacaaattctaacataccagtatgtttacattttcaggcaaagtggataaaaaactacagattctagcagcataagaaataaatccgggaggtaggtctatatgggggctataacaaaatatgtaccaatactcaaaattttcgacacacctcttaatgttccacaaatacctctagaattcaaattttagacaaattgggtaaaaactacgaaatctaaaatggggcgatcagtctataagggcgctataccaaaacttggaccgatacggaccatttttgacacacccctttatggtccaaaaaatacctctagatccaaattgaataaaaactacggattctataagtccaagaagtaaatttgggagatcggactatatgggggctataacgaaacatggaccgatacaccccattttctgcacacctatttgtggtcctaaaataccactagatttcaaatttcaggcaaatcggatagtaaatacagtttctagaagcccaagtgtacatacataactttttactacatgtatgcaattcgctgtcgaatatagtacatacacggtCTTTCtcacagagcgcaagtagtgaagtgaagagaacacgtgcttgtcaaataccacgaagtacttatccgaaacaatatgtgttccgaaaaaaaggagcaATAACAATGTAAGTActggagaaaaagtacaacatggattctcttctcttcacttcacgtggtaccacaagtatttctccgttaaggtgagtattaagttcgagtttagccgctaaaatcgctaaagtgaaaactatgtcagtaaaaaaatgcatgaaattatacatacacggatgaaaaaggctgtttttcatatgtttggctataaacattatatgtttggaacacaaatttttaaacacaatatttttgagtgcaagcatataatgttcataaactagcataacatgtttgggacatatatgttaatatgttagaacatattatgtttgggacataaaatgtttgtaaatataatatgcttggatgcaaacatatattaatttagaaatagcctataaacatatatgtgtttagtagcttggagcgctatttaacagggagcgatattgaattaagttggtggttgttgcttgttattacaaaattaacattttatttttccttgggcaattgatcagctacttctttgatccttacaaactgtgtggtccgctgttcgaatccccgtccggcaaaaggtaaaattaaaataaaaaaaaatcataaaattgaataatttcttctacaatgtttgtattacagaaaaaggtgctaagaactaaaaaatctcgtggaagtgagaaagatgtgggggaatatacaattgggcagaaacaaaattttgagcattcaggtcgaaaacctatgttgttagcacctatattacctgtttattttcataattcgttatgattgtaaatatataaataaataaataaaattttgagcacaatattgtttgggagaatttttttttaagcatataatatttttgggtgcgaaatgcttccaaacatattatatgttcatataataacatattgttttttggaagacaacattattatggagtactctatgaagttttgttctcgcaacatactcgacgtaatcactctgagtacacttcaataagagataaagaggaatatgtgtttgttggtagtgaatacATCAGAGTAGAaaaaagaagttactcgtggcttttggtgttcatcaaaatgtgttccaattgttttgcgactctctcaaaaagATGTACGAGTacacatgtagcaagtacacgtgtactctgcatttacaaatggaattgtgcagaccactagtctatacctaaacatggaccgatacaccccattttccttccaaaaatttcctcccaaagatgttctttattttaactgcataggaagttcatttgagccaattttttataactcgcttttttcatatttttaatgggaaatttaaaattttattggttcaaatgggttaaaaacagattaaaaactaataaaatactcgtagtgcaaattatttaaattttgccgaaaaaatgctaaatcctttctagaaaaattgcgaatttttcaaaatatttgatgtcaaacgttccggaCAAGCATTATAATGTATTaccaatcataaaaaattttaaaaattatttattcgtcaaaatatcacaacatttctttattcacatccaaatcactggattcgcatcacgccttaagaagtgatgcaaattcagggcaacggctattgaaatggtggacatccgtccaaaaagaacattttcactacttttattggcgacgcttttttaattgatcgtattcaaattttgcacaagataaccttctgtggtatcaatcatacctgcaaaatattatacaaattggttgagatttatggcgttttcttttccgaaatttcaaaaatttcaaaaaaggaaacagggcaatcgcagcactctcgtttgtcggcggtgctgaaaatgcccgcacTTTGCCTCTATGTGTGGCGCTATTTTAACaaaagaattcgaagccttttcgcacttttgcctgtttttttagaaaagaacctaaaaagtacattttccgggcaaaatggaaaaaaagtgcgcattttatacaagaaaagaaaacgccattagatatagctcccatatatatgtatcgcttgatttttccaaatttggccataatgctgttatttattaaccaatgttactcaaatttcaaagtttgatgtactagctacttatggtgatttcgattggtaaaaaatatgttgcatctTTTACACCTTACCgccataaatcaaaaatgtttattcGATTGGAAAATTTAGTGCAGCCTACCCAAAATGTGCACGTTCGATTGACGAGGTGTTACCCATCGCAAGAGCAAAAGTGCAACCCATTTTACACCTCAGCTGGTCTACCCATTTTACACCGCAGCTGGTCTACACATTCAATCAGATGTTGAAGGCGCTTTTATTCTTCGACCTAAATAACAGCGTTGttgcaaatacaaaagaaagtgtgtgacgcgtgtattgtggctgcttttcaatttcttcaacacAGCTGATTAATTTAACATGAAGAAGCATATCAATTATATaaagcaaaatgcaaaaagcaaATGCGTTTTTGTTTTGGCCAACACCATTGTAGATGCGCTACTGGAGAGCAGTGTtgtcagtattggggatttttccccaaattgggaatttttttcaTGATTGGGGACGAAAATTTTGAGTTGGGAATTTGATGGggactttttaaaaaattggggatttttgtggggatttttcaaaaatattgctATTGCGTGCATAATGCGGAAACTAAAAACGTTAAGTTACACGCGTATCGTAAAATCTCAACACTTTTACTAACTCATCTCAGTTGCCACGATTTGTGTTAGTTTTACACATGTCTATTTCATGCATTGACCATTTAACCGATATGCTAAAAACACTATCAATTAAAGAGTTCGAAAAATTAAGGTTACACAGGTAGTGCCATAATAAAAAATGTCCTTGCTCCTGTACTACTCTCCAAATTAGTAGAAGACATGGGTGAGTCCAAGTATTCGCTAATTCTAAATGAATCAACAGATGTTGCTAATAACAAGTGGATGAGTATGTGCATACGATTTTTTAGTAAAGTAATATGTGCCATTCGAACTGAATTTTTGGGtacatttttggtagaagttACAGGAGAAAAACTTTTGCATAGTTTATTAGCATACGTAGCCAAAGTTGGTCTCAATCCAAAAAATATAATAGCCCTTGGCACAGATGGAGCCAATAATTTATGCGGTGCTCGCAGAGGACTATATGGTTTAATGAAAGAACAAAATTCGCAATTGATTCTAGTAAAGTGTATTTGCCATTCGTTGCATCTGTGCTGTTCAGATGCTTCTAAGGTTTTTCCAGCGGAGGTGGAATACTTGGTCAAGGAAATTTACAACTATTTCAGTAACAATCCGTTACGTACTATTAAGTACAAGCGAGCGTTCGATCTCATAAACACTGGTACCAACGTAATAAGGTATAGAAAGATTATACAAATTGCTGGAACGAGATGGTTGTCGTGTGGTTTTGCAATAATGCGAATCTTGGAGCAGTGGGTGGAACTAAATTATCATTTTTCAATTATATCGACAGATGAAAGTGATTTTACTGCCAAAGTGATAAACGAATTAATGACAAaagcagaaataaaactttatttgactTTTATGGCTTCTATAATAGGCGAAATTAATACGCCCAATCTAGCCTTTCAAAGTGATAAAATGGATTCCGGGACGGGGTTATGTACAAGAATTTTAAAGCCATCTGTCACATCGTGGATAAAGGATGAATatgattttgataaattaatGGAATTGTTAGATAAAGATTCGGTATATTTGCCACTAGATGCAATGGACCTTGGATACGATTTTGAAAAAGACTTAAAGAATTTGCCTGATGAATCGCATATGAAAATTAGAAAGCTATGTTTTGAATATTTAAAGCGTTTATTGCTAC contains these protein-coding regions:
- the LOC142235991 gene encoding zinc finger MYM-type protein 6-like, whose amino-acid sequence is MGESKYSLILNESTDVANNKWMSMCIRFFSKVICAIRTEFLGTFLVEVTGEKLLHSLLAYVAKVGLNPKNIIALGTDGANNLCGARRGLYGLMKEQNSQLILVKCICHSLHLCCSDASKVFPAEVEYLVKEIYNYFSNNPLRTIKYKRAFDLINTGTNVIRYRKIIQIAGTRWLSCGFAIMRILEQWVELNYHFSIISTDESDFTAKVINELMTKAEIKLYLTFMASIIGEINTPNLAFQSDKMDSGTGLCTRILKPSVTSWIKDEYDFDKLMELLDKDSVYLPLDAMDLGYDFEKDLKNLPDESHMKIRKLCFEYLKRLLLQMLKRLPSNIHFFKSYVSNTKTSMDVYESQWRKLPFIKWKELFGEQVILDLATFWAKVYSYEDASGLKPFGDLAEMVLNMLAIPTSNACVERVFSVMNSVKTRLRSKMQYELLHNFQIIPFTAKIEPPLEMVKLFNYKNLYKPNESSESDELEVFNIYKFDLFGKRL